A stretch of the Clarias gariepinus isolate MV-2021 ecotype Netherlands chromosome 26, CGAR_prim_01v2, whole genome shotgun sequence genome encodes the following:
- the qtrt2 gene encoding queuine tRNA-ribosyltransferase accessory subunit 2 isoform X2 codes for MKLEISKVVRGCRLGLLTSVGQTEQHSLEIPGCLLYTRCATVPHLTQDTLHTLSNLPAVTQVTLESLAEHQEVLEEFKHGVRKFAGLHDSLLFCSLHDPAVTHPAGHVTNKTVSVWGSGGRIELSVAKFMAMQAAIRPDCYESMADGETWQANTSRKRVRKAVERSLAHLDECLQLHHKMQELKGSKIFGVVEGGDILEERLRSARETAKRPVAGFVLDGFQSTSMEQELKKQLITAVTAELPQEKPRLLRGVGRPDEVIACVEAGVDLFEGFFPFQVTERGCALTFNYTITPDPETAVLELNGEEPAGEELKKHGNGSPENLAKFEINLKDTRYRDDFRPLVEGCSCYCCKNHKRAYVHHLLVTNELLAGVLLMLHNTAHYLGFFNTLREAVANDQLQDLKNKLLQ; via the exons ATGAAGCTGGAGATCTCTAAGGTGGTTCGAGGATGCCGTCTAGGGCTTTTGACAAGCGTCGGACAAACCGAACAGCATTCACTTGAAATCCCAGGCTGTCTGCTGTACACCCGCTGTGCCACCGTGCCCCATCTGACCCAGGACACGCTCCACACCCTGAGCAACCTGCCGGCGGTTACGCAGGTCACGCTGGAGAGCCT CGCAGAGCACCAGGAAGTATTGGAGGAGTTTAAACATGGTGTAAGAAAGTTTGCAG gTCTACACGACTCGCTGCTTTTCTGCTCCCTCCATGACCCTGCCGTGACCCATCCCGCCGGACATGTCACCAACAAG acagTGTCCGTGTGGGGCAGCGGAGGAAGAATAGAACTGTCAGTGGCCAAGTTTATGGCCATGCAGGCAGCTATCCGGCCAGACTGTTACGAGAGCATGGCAGATGGAGAGACGTGGCAGGCGAACACCTCGCGAAAGCGGGTGCGTAAAGCAGTGGAGCGCTCTCTCGCACACCTGGACGAGTGCCTCCAATTGCACCACAAAATGCAG GAGCTAAAAGGGTCCAAAATATTCGGCGTGGTGGAGGGAGGGGACATCTTGGAGGAGAGGCTGAGGTCAGCACGCGAGACGGCCAAACGGCCGGTGGCAGGATTCGTCCTGGACGGCTTCCAGTCCACCTCCATGGAGCAGGAACTCAAAAAGCAGCTGATCACTGCAGTGACTGCAGAGCTTCCTCAGGAAAAACCGAG GTTGTTGAGAGGCGTGGGTCGTCCGGATGAGGTCATAGCTTGTGTGGAGGCCGGAGTGGATCTGTTTGAGGGATTCTTCCCTTTCCAGGTGACGGAGAGAGGCTGCGCTCTCACCTTCAACTACACCATCACACCTGACCCAGAGACTGCAG tttTGGAACTTAATGGAGAGGAGCCTGCTGGTGAAGAGCTGAAGAAACATGGAAACGGCAGCCCTGAAAATCTGGCCAAATTTGAGATTAACCTGAAGGACACAAG GTACCGAGATGATTTCCGCCCGCTGGTAGAAGGCTGTAGCTGTtactgctgtaagaaccataAAAGAGCTTACGTCCATCATCTCCTGGTGACCAACGAGCTTCTGGCGGGGGTGTTACTGATGTTACACAACACAGCACACTACCTGGGATTCTTCAACACTCTGAGGGAAGCCGTGGCCAACGACCAGCTCCAGGATTTAAAGAACAAATTGTTACAGTGA
- the qtrt2 gene encoding queuine tRNA-ribosyltransferase accessory subunit 2 isoform X1, producing MKLEISKVVRGCRLGLLTSVGQTEQHSLEIPGCLLYTRCATVPHLTQDTLHTLSNLPAVTQVTLESLAEHQEVLEEFKHGVRKFAGLHDSLLFCSLHDPAVTHPAGHVTNKTVSVWGSGGRIELSVAKFMAMQAAIRPDCYESMADGETWQANTSRKRVRKAVERSLAHLDECLQLHHKMQELKGSKIFGVVEGGDILEERLRSARETAKRPVAGFVLDGFQSTSMEQELKKQLITAVTAELPQEKPRLLRGVGRPDEVIACVEAGVDLFEGFFPFQVTERGCALTFNYTITPDPETAGTSPPKVLELNGEEPAGEELKKHGNGSPENLAKFEINLKDTRYRDDFRPLVEGCSCYCCKNHKRAYVHHLLVTNELLAGVLLMLHNTAHYLGFFNTLREAVANDQLQDLKNKLLQ from the exons ATGAAGCTGGAGATCTCTAAGGTGGTTCGAGGATGCCGTCTAGGGCTTTTGACAAGCGTCGGACAAACCGAACAGCATTCACTTGAAATCCCAGGCTGTCTGCTGTACACCCGCTGTGCCACCGTGCCCCATCTGACCCAGGACACGCTCCACACCCTGAGCAACCTGCCGGCGGTTACGCAGGTCACGCTGGAGAGCCT CGCAGAGCACCAGGAAGTATTGGAGGAGTTTAAACATGGTGTAAGAAAGTTTGCAG gTCTACACGACTCGCTGCTTTTCTGCTCCCTCCATGACCCTGCCGTGACCCATCCCGCCGGACATGTCACCAACAAG acagTGTCCGTGTGGGGCAGCGGAGGAAGAATAGAACTGTCAGTGGCCAAGTTTATGGCCATGCAGGCAGCTATCCGGCCAGACTGTTACGAGAGCATGGCAGATGGAGAGACGTGGCAGGCGAACACCTCGCGAAAGCGGGTGCGTAAAGCAGTGGAGCGCTCTCTCGCACACCTGGACGAGTGCCTCCAATTGCACCACAAAATGCAG GAGCTAAAAGGGTCCAAAATATTCGGCGTGGTGGAGGGAGGGGACATCTTGGAGGAGAGGCTGAGGTCAGCACGCGAGACGGCCAAACGGCCGGTGGCAGGATTCGTCCTGGACGGCTTCCAGTCCACCTCCATGGAGCAGGAACTCAAAAAGCAGCTGATCACTGCAGTGACTGCAGAGCTTCCTCAGGAAAAACCGAG GTTGTTGAGAGGCGTGGGTCGTCCGGATGAGGTCATAGCTTGTGTGGAGGCCGGAGTGGATCTGTTTGAGGGATTCTTCCCTTTCCAGGTGACGGAGAGAGGCTGCGCTCTCACCTTCAACTACACCATCACACCTGACCCAGAGACTGCAGGTACATCTCCCCCTAAAG tttTGGAACTTAATGGAGAGGAGCCTGCTGGTGAAGAGCTGAAGAAACATGGAAACGGCAGCCCTGAAAATCTGGCCAAATTTGAGATTAACCTGAAGGACACAAG GTACCGAGATGATTTCCGCCCGCTGGTAGAAGGCTGTAGCTGTtactgctgtaagaaccataAAAGAGCTTACGTCCATCATCTCCTGGTGACCAACGAGCTTCTGGCGGGGGTGTTACTGATGTTACACAACACAGCACACTACCTGGGATTCTTCAACACTCTGAGGGAAGCCGTGGCCAACGACCAGCTCCAGGATTTAAAGAACAAATTGTTACAGTGA